The segment CCCCATCGCTGATAAAACGTGATTACTGTACTGTTGACAGTAGCCTCGGGATTCTGACCAGCTGTCCATGACTCATAAGGATACTCGGCATCTCTGCCATAAGCAAACATGTAATTGCCAAATTTCTTCCATAGGCAAATCTTTTCTCGTTTGCGATTATCAAATGAATCTATACCCAGGGGAAGTCTGCCGGGTCGACCCTCAGGACTTTCAGCAACTCTGTAAGTCTTAGCAGGGACCGATCCACGGATCATTCCCCTCTCACCCTTGCTTTCATAGAATTCTACATTCGGACCAGAGATTGGAATAATCTGATGTCTGTTTGCGTACGATTTGTTTGTTCGATTCGCGAGATGCCTCTCTCCATCGCGGATAACAATACAAGAAGGAGCGATGACGTTATCCTCACTTTCTGGAGAACCGGCCGGTGTTTCCCTAAAGACACAACCCACACTTCCGTTACTGAGAATATATCCAAGCCCATATTTGTTGGTATAATCTACCCACTTCACGACTATAGCAGGGGTTGTGGGTCTAGACTTCGGAGTGGCTGCAATGGATCTACTGTTCAAAGCTCGGTCTAGCTCGACCTGGAGACGTTGTAGGCCTTCGAGAATATGGTCTGGTTTGCTACCTGGTAACCATTCCAATTTTTCTTGTGGTGAAAATAGCGAAACAACCTTCTTAGTAGACTGCTTTTTCTTTAGTTCCTGTGATTTTCGTTCCTCGTCAGCCTTTTGCAATTCGTCCACCATATCAGCTGCAAGGCGCCCCTCAGCTTCTGAAGAGATTTGTGGAACAGATGGAATAGCTTTGGTCTTAAGAATACTGCGGGGTTTGATCTCGGTTGTTGTGGTAATAGCTGGCTCTCTAGTATTAGCTTCTCTTTGGATAGGTCGTCGAGGGAGGGCGCCTCTGATTGAAGCAGTATTTAATGGCTGATCTTTGATACGCTGCTGTGCCGCAAAGCTTTGACTAGCAGCTCTTTGAGAAACGGTTCTTTGTGAGACAGGCTTTTTGGCCAACGGTGCAATACTAGCCTCTGCAAGATCCGAAGCGAGCGAATCCACAACTGTAGTAGATGCCTCCATTTCAGTGGCAGCTTTCTCGTCAATGTTTTGTTGGTTTTGCTCTCTGACATACTCGGAATACGGACGGTAGACAATGCCCTCGGCGAGTGGCACATTAGGCGTAAGACCGGCCTTTTCTTCTAAAGCACACTCCTTGTAAAGACTTGTGTACTGCTTTTTTGGAGTCCAAGGACCAACTTCACATTTAATACATAACTTCTTGAGGCTTCGGGCGTATGGATTCGGCTTGCCAGGTTTGACAACGATTGAAGGGAATTGGTCGGGCCTTGGAGGATCCTCTAGTAAATCGCCGCTCATCTCTTCAACCTGGGGCATCCAGCCACAGGTAAAAAAAGGATGTTGAACAATGATATCTGGATGTGGACGCTCTTCCGCATCCTGTAACATGGTGGATACCAAATCTTGAATCTCAGGTGAGATCATATTGGCACTGACGAAATGTTGTGGCCAGGTgtattctctttcctttgcACGTCGATAAATTTCATCAGCTGTGGCGGACTGAAATGGTGGTTTTCCGGTAAGCATGGCAAAACTAAAGCATTTTAGGTCAGGTATGAAGACTTATATATAACTACTAAATGCTGACTCACATAATGATACCCATACTCCATATGTCAACTGCATGATCGTGTCCGCCATTGTTTTTGGATAGGATTTCAGGCGCAATATAATTGGGTGTTCCACATAGAGTTGTCCTTCTGCATGCGGCCATGTCCTTATTCGACATGAGCAATGCTGCAAGACCAAAATCACCAATCTTAACATTCATATCCTTGTCCAAAAAGATGTTTCCCATCTTCAGATCACGGTGTATTATGCCTCTTGCATGCATATATTTGATAGCTCCAGCAATCTGAACAGTGTAGAAACGAACTTCCGGCTCCGTAAGATACTTTCTCTTTTTGACCATGTCCATTAATGAAGCATTAGGGCAGAGTTCCATAGCTATGTAAGTGCATTGGTTGTGTGAAAATGCTCGATGGAATCGAACAATATTTGGATGGTTCATctttgaatggatttgaagCTCTGTTTGGAACTATCACACGGGTTTAGTTCACAATATTACGGTTAACGAGAGCCATTAGACCAACCTTTtgctccattttcttctgtGACATGTGGCTTTTGACAATCTTCAAAGCGTACTTCTTCCTTGTCCCTTTAAGTAGACCTTCGTAACAAATAGCGAATCCACCCTTTCCAAGACAACGGCCGGTCTTGTATATAGATCCATCTTTTCGATCCGAACATGGTGGTTCTGGTACCTCACTAGGCGGTGGTGGAGGGTGATCCTTTTCTCTTGATAGCTTGGTTGGGGGGGCTGCTTTTTGCACCGCTGGTTTCGTGCGAATATTCGTGTTGACATCTCTGGGTGATAACGCGTCCATTTCTTCGTTACAGGGGAATTCTTGTTCCCAGATGAGACACGGATGAATGTTTTTGAAAGCTGTTTTCGTGAACCGCGCGTAGATTTGTCCGTTAGAATCTTCGTCAATCTGCAAGCGCCTGAATTCAAGATCTAGTTGTATCGCTTCATGAAAACTTTTCAGTTCGGTGCCGTCGTGAGCACAATAAGCCTGAATAGTACGGTAGTCAGTAAAGAATAATACAGCATGCTGGTTTTTCGGCGACTTTCGATCACACTTGGCGGAACTGCTGCTGAATCGAGAAAGAACGCATCCTATGATATCTAAGATTTCTAATTCGAGCGGTATTATTTCCCACATGAGCTTAGGATAATGAAGTTCCAAGTGCCCTTTGTCTGCACATCCTGGATGGCCATATACATATCGCCCCAGCATGGAGCCATGTCTTTTGGAAAACTCGGAGATCTGGTTTGAAGATGgtctttgtcttttttcGGCTTCTTCTGCGTCTGATAATGCCACCACGACAATCTTTGGTGCCCAATGTCGAGATAATTGGTGGATGTTCACTTCCTCCATGACCGATGGTTGTATGATTTCGGAAAGCAGAATGGTGACTTACAGTTGGTGTTTAATTGCTCTCCGAACACATTCTCCCTCGGATGGTTAGCAATTTACTTTCAATGTTGTCAACCGATTAAAGACAGTGAATGTGATGAGGCTGACAAGGTCAAAACGATAGGTGTGGAAACAAActactttttttcttgctaATGTAGTTATCTGAATGATAATTAGTAAACAGCCTCGAAAGGGTTCTGTTGGTCTGGGCGGGAACAAGCTTGATTTTTTTGGTTGATACGGCAACAAAGCCACGAAACCTTCCATCTTTGCTTGAGACACTCCACCAAAATTACACCATCCACTCTGACACCTTCAAAAAATGGCCAGGCTGACTAATTAAATTGCCTGCTGGGTGCTTGCCCAATATCTTGCCTCGAAATGGATTTATGGATGTAATCCATAGATATCTGGCCGAGCTTAGATTACATTACAATGGCATTTCATTAACTGGCAATCTTACTACTTCGACATGTCAATGGCAACTGCAGTATAGAAGTGTCTTTTGAGATCTTCAGCCTTTCATAATGGTCGCGCTTCCTCTATTTAAACTAGGATCCCTCTTCGTGAGGCATATCTCCAAGTATGGTGCAGTACGTGTCGACTTACCATGTCGTATTTTGAAACATGCAAGCTAATACCTCCAAGAACTGGATCAAGAGACAGGCTCATGAGCACAAGAGATTCCGAGCGATAGCAGCCAGAGGTGGACAAGCAATGCATCAATGGAATATGAGAGTCCAAGTGAATCTACTACGGGACAAACAAGCGGAAAAGAGAGCCAGGGAAAAGGCGGAGACTCCCACTGTCAAGACGGAAGAGCAGGCCAAGGCGGAAGAGGCTGCGAAAAAGGCGCACCATCGCAATCAAGAAAATGTTAGCGTTTGGAAACGAAAATTTAGACCTTTGTCGGAAACCAGAGCAGTTGATCTCTTTGCTGATGTTATCGGCGATACATTTATCCTTTCGGTCGCTATAAGCTTGTTAATGTACGAGTATATCAAAACCCAGTCTAAACCCGATTCGAACGCAGAAAAACTGGCAGAGCTACAAAAACTAGAAGAGGAGTTGAATCTGCGGCAGAAAGAACTAGAGGAAGCACAGAAGAAACAGCAAGAGCGTGTAGAAGTACTTGAACAGGTGTTGGAGGAAATTCGGAGTGccaatggaaagaaaaggttgACATGGAAATCGTGAATTTCCAGTCGAATTGCAGAACATAGCAATTACACAAGGGCGGAGAGCACCCCTTTTGTAAATAGCAAAGCGTTTGGAGAGCACCTGACACCTACGTATATAGATTTTCCATGAGTAGAGATACAgggaggaagatggatgTTGAGAAATCTGTAGCTGTCGAGGCAAGTGACTTATACTCCTCACGTACAAACAACAATAAGGGGACAGGAATTCACAGAGTAGGAGAAACAGGAGTTCCAATGACGCCGAGCTCATCCATTATCTCCCGGATGATGAAGGTCGAGATGTTCAGATATGCATCTCAACTCATCAAATGTAAAACCTATCAACCATTATTATGCACTTCCTACAATCTCTTTGAGGTTATGTTTATGCGCAATGTTATATTCTAAAAGTAGTAGATCGTAGTTATCATCGTTTCCCAATATCGCGCTAAGAAAGATTCATCTTTCTTAGGAGGCAATAGTACGCACATTTTTATCCAGACGACGCATGACTCCAATAAAACAGCCAACACAGAACAACGATGTTCTGTTCATCACTTCGAAAAAGACAAGAATGGGCTTTATTGCCTTCCATTCTACTGATGGAACAAATGCCAAAGTGGAAAGGTCGCGTTCTTGAAATGGTACTTGGCTTCCAATACTGACAAATAGACAGAAACGACTCTGAACACCCATGATGTATCACTCCCAATGCAGAGCAAAACAGGCGAACAAGAGCTTTTCAGAGTCCTCCTGCTTTCTTCATCAGATATGCAACCCATGGCAAACCTATCCGCCCGAATCGAGAGACTCTATCACCAAACTGGAGGCCGCAATGTGGGcatcatttttcttcttcgtgaAAAGGGCGGTAACGACAATGGCTTGAAAGATTTTATGAATCTCCAAATCAGGTATAAGCAGTCGAAAATCATAGATTGAGACATCACCCTTTCTAATTGAGCTTTAGCTTGATGTCCACTTTCAAGATGCCAATCCTACCCCTAATGTCAGTCCCGCAAATACTCTCAATAGTGCAACCTTTTCAAAGACAACTTTGTATCGTTCCATCCTCAAAAAGAGTCGATGCTCAATATGAGCTTCTACCATTCAGCCACGTCGGTAACACCATGACGGAACACACGAGAAACATACTCAGCGATATTTGTCACAGTATCCCGGAATTGGTTCGTACTGCTAGTACAACCGGTGGACAAGAGCAGTTAAGGGAATGGCTATCAGAACCGAATCCTGAATCGGCCCTGGATGTTATAGACTTCGTGAGAATTTCCTTAATACGATGTCCTGTTCACTGAAGTGGTTCTGACACGTATGAACAGTGGAAGCGAGAATATCTCCTCGAGTAAGATAGATGCGCAAAGGATTTGAACTCCATATGATTGGACACTTTGTCCGTCTCATCTGTAATCCTTCTTGATGGACGACGTCTTCACAAAGCATGTCTCAACTACCACGGCGGGTAGGAGAATTATCGAAGGAGCACTGTTAGACCTGTAAGGAGAAGCATCCAGAAACATAGCTGGCCTACACTTGCTCATTGCAAAGAGGGCCACAAATCAGATTACTGCTTTGGTGTTGTTTCTTAACACGCCTCTTATAATATGAATTCCGATGACATATAATGAATGCTCTAGAAAATTGTGTTATACTCGGTAAGTGCATCGTAAATGGCTGGTTTGGCAGTGACGTAACACGCCTCATTAATATTCATGGTGGGGTTGAATGTTTTGatcccatcccaacccaAGCCAATGTAATCAAACGGATGGCGCCGACGAGTGTATGACACGCATTATATCATATAAACTCATCCATACGATTCCAAgcaaaaataagaaatggCAATTCAGCTCTGAGACCCAGTCGACCCCACCCCAAAAGCTCGAAAACGAGTCGTGTGAGATGAAAGGTTAGAATGAAACCTGGAATGTGACGTCATAACAATGAGGGGTTGAAACCACGCCAGGAACGAAACTGCAGCTGCCAACAAATTGACTCAATCACATTGAGCTACAAAACCAGCCAACGTTCCCCTTTCTAcatctctttccttcatcatacaaacaaacaacacCACGACTAACAACGATCAATAATCATTTCAACTACATACCACCTATCTTCTTTCAATCGACAACACAACCGCAATCATGAAGGCTTCAGGATCCCAAACTAAGATTCACTACAAGGGTACCAAGACCGACGAGGACTTCATTGTCTTTGTAGACTCAGAGGAAGATCTCAAGAAGTGGAAGGGAGACAAGAGCATTCCTCTTGCACAAGTTGTTGGTCTTTTCAAGGTCTTCGTTACACACAAGTAAGCTCTTTCCCTCATCATTACCCCACACTCCATGTAAAGCTTCAGCTTCACATCGACGCTTCTTCTACATCGGAAACCATCCATATAGCTTTGATCACTTCTTCTTATCATCAAGCTAACAAACTGGACTTATAGGCACGGAGCTCAAGGTTCTCACGATGAAGCTTCAGAGTCTCAATTGGTGAACGAGTTCGATACCAAGGTTGAGGATGATGTCATCAAGACCATTCTCGAAAAGGGAGAGGCACAACACGGTTCTGTATGTTTACCCCTTCCCTCATGCATACACGAATTGTCAAAGCAAAGGCTAACATTACCTTACCCCGCAGTCAATGGAGAAGACCGGTCCTAAGAACGATAGCATGGGACCAATGAGTGCTCATTAGAGTAATTACATCGGAGTTGGCGAATGGTTTGGacgggatggaatggaatgggatatGACGCGATGTCATTTGCATGCATGCAGTTTATGACATGGCATCGCACGATTTTTGCTGGAGATAAGGATCAATACCCTCGAAGTAAAGGATGGGAAGATCACCATAAAACGCTATGGATTTGATGGGATATCAAATTGGCTACTTAATCAGCTAGTATCAAGCACTAGCGAAATATCTAGTAGCTGGATGctcaataaaaaaaagatgaaacTCCATTATTATACTCACGGATTATGTTGTGAATGATCATCATGTTTGAGATGTGCCTTTCACGATCAAAGGCACAGAAAACAATAGCTGTACTAACTACACTTCAGGTCAGTGATTATCATGATGCACGGAATTGTCTCTGAACATCTATCTACAAAAACAAAGAGAACTATTTCTTAGCGCAACTTCTACGACTCCAAGGCTACCTAGCCTTGTAGACGATCCACTTCGCAGCGAAGATTCACAAAGAGGAGACCGAAAGAAATGGTTCAGAGCTCAAGAAACGGTGATTAAAATTTTGTTCCTTATTTTCTTGATCTCAAATGACATATCGAACTTCTCTTTTCAAGCGAAACTTCAATCGGCTCAAAGCAGTTCATTAGCCAAAGTACCAAGAAGTCTAAAAGGTCTCGAGAACCTCTGCTTTTGCATCAATTTCGAGTTTATGCAGCTTTGATATAATACAGTCACCAAGTTTCACCTCACTCGCGAGCAAGATGTGTATTGTCAAAAAGTACATGTTAAGAAACCACTGGATGCGGAAAGCGAGTGCGCCGCGGTCGTTATATCTATGAGAAGATCTATATAGAGTGCAATAACCAACGCACGATGGTGATGGCAGTTGCATCCCCGGCAGAGACCTCCGGCAGTCAGGAGCATAACAGAACTTGAGATGGGCGTGTACTTAGTACATGTGGATTCTAACAAGTACGCCTGCAAGGAATCAAAAAGGTCGCACTTTATATCAAAGACTATTAAGGTTTTGGAACTGGAGCTGTGGAATTTAGAGCATATTTGGGGTAGTGGGGGTGCTGTGCGGCTTGTTGCGGTCGTCCTGTTTGATACCTCATATCGAACTACAAATACTACAGGGAAAATTCCTCCTACCAGTGTGCGGGGTCCTTCCTGAGTTCTAGCAAAACACCATGCCGCAAGATGTCTTACAATTAACAGAAATTAACCACCCTGGCGTTTTTGGATACTAGGGATCACTTGTACATTTGAGGCCCTTCATCGAATGGCATGACGCATATCGATTCAGCCAGTaaacttcttcctctgcaAAAACATGCACGATCGAATTTGGTAGAATTGAGGGTGCGACTTGAAGGTGGCTATCATCAGGGCTAAGATCTTTATCGGGACCATCTTCTCAAGACATTGAGGCACGGAAATAGATGCCACTTAGACACTGGGGCAGATACCCTCTACACTTGCTTAAGCTACGTGGAATTCGATTGAGCATAATGTGCTCAGTAGATCTTGCGCATTGCTATCACAGAGCTCTCCCCTTGTATTCCACTTCAGGAAGTAATTCCCATTGTTTCGTCATCACCAGGTACTCCAATTCGATCAAGTTGAAATTGCTCCAGTCAACACTACCCGGACCAATTTCAACATCGAAGTGACCACCTAAATGGCACCAGCACACCTCAAAGTATATTTCGAGAACAACTACCAAAATGGAACCTACCCGGACCATCGCGTTTACCCTCAAGTCTTCATCCGCCTGTATCCAGATAGCATGACCCTTCTGCAGTACTAGCATTCTCTAAGTTGTTACCCTAACTACAAAACGTTGTGCTTTTCTTGACATCATCGATAGGTTCCACAGTGTCGCAGTGTAATTCCCGCAACTGCTAACACAGGGTTTTGAAGTCACGTCTTCTCT is part of the Botrytis cinerea B05.10 chromosome 1, complete sequence genome and harbors:
- the Bccdc5 gene encoding Bccdc5 — encoded protein: MDALSPRDVNTNIRTKPAVQKAAPPTKLSREKDHPPPPPSEVPEPPCSDRKDGSIYKTGRCLGKGGFAICYEGLLKGTRKKYALKIVKSHMSQKKMEQKFQTELQIHSKMNHPNIVRFHRAFSHNQCTYIAMELCPNASLMDMVKKRKYLTEPEVRFYTVQIAGAIKYMHARGIIHRDLKMGNIFLDKDMNVKIGDFGLAALLMSNKDMAACRRTTLCGTPNYIAPEILSKNNGGHDHAVDIWSMGIIIFAMLTGKPPFQSATADEIYRRAKEREYTWPQHFVSANMISPEIQDLVSTMLQDAEERPHPDIIVQHPFFTCGWMPQVEEMSGDLLEDPPRPDQFPSIVVKPGKPNPYARSLKKLCIKCEVGPWTPKKQYTSLYKECALEEKAGLTPNVPLAEGIVYRPYSEYVREQNQQNIDEKAATEMEASTTVVDSLASDLAEASIAPLAKKPVSQRTVSQRAASQSFAAQQRIKDQPLNTASIRGALPRRPIQREANTREPAITTTTEIKPRSILKTKAIPSVPQISSEAEGRLAADMVDELQKADEERKSQELKKKQSTKKVVSLFSPQEKLEWLPGSKPDHILEGLQRLQVELDRALNSRSIAATPKSRPTTPAIVVKWVDYTNKYGLGYILSNGSVGCVFRETPAGSPESEDNVIAPSCIVIRDGERHLANRTNKSYANRHQIIPISGPNVEFYESKGERGMIRGSVPAKTYRVAESPEGRPGRLPLGIDSFDNRKREKICLWKKFGNYMFAYGRDAEYPYESWTAGQNPEATVNSTVITFYQRWGDVGCWGFSDGHFQFNFPDHTKVVLSADGFWCDFYHLSFECARELTENGTLPTNALDERQHLSYPLQTLLNFMAKPSRALKPTTRKRPEIDPMIQGLPQANDFRRKVEFIRSVVKEWVQNGGLGISDMEPKTRLRWMGHREIYDDKKLKHVWTTVGGRRGDERRVAWYDPRNPQEVIFDAEVNGVMVE
- the Bcpio10 gene encoding Bcpio10 — encoded protein: MKASGSQTKIHYKGTKTDEDFIVFVDSEEDLKKWKGDKSIPLAQVVGLFKVFVTHKHGAQGSHDEASESQLVNEFDTKVEDDVIKTILEKGEAQHGSSMEKTGPKNDSMGPMSAH